A single Pantoea rwandensis DNA region contains:
- the folA gene encoding type 3 dihydrofolate reductase gives MISLIAALAADRIIGMENAMPWNLPADLAWFKRNTLNKPVIMGRLTFESIGRPLPGRLNIVVSSQPGTHDGVTWVTSLDEAVKAAGDVEEVMVIGGGRIYEQMLARADRLYLTHIDAEVEGDTQFPDYEPDEWQSTFSEFHDADAQNSHSYCFEILDRR, from the coding sequence ATGATTAGTCTGATCGCAGCACTGGCAGCCGATCGCATTATTGGTATGGAAAACGCCATGCCATGGAACCTGCCTGCTGATTTGGCGTGGTTCAAACGTAATACGCTGAATAAGCCGGTGATTATGGGGCGTCTGACCTTTGAATCAATCGGCCGCCCGCTACCGGGACGTTTAAATATTGTGGTGAGCAGCCAGCCTGGCACCCATGACGGCGTGACCTGGGTGACTTCACTGGACGAAGCAGTGAAAGCGGCGGGAGACGTGGAAGAGGTCATGGTGATCGGTGGCGGTCGCATTTACGAACAGATGCTGGCGCGTGCCGATCGTTTGTATCTCACACACATTGATGCCGAAGTCGAAGGTGACACCCAATTCCCGGATTACGAGCCGGATGAGTGGCAATCGACCTTTAGCGAGTTTCATGACGCCGATGCACAAAACTCGCACAGCTACTGCTTTGAGATTTTAGATCGCCGTTGA
- the lspA gene encoding signal peptidase II has translation MSKLCSTGLRWLWLVLVVIVVDFASKQWIMNNMMLHETQPLIPFLNLFYAHNYGAAFSFLADKGGWQRWFFAGIAIAIVVALVVMMYRNRASNKLTNIAYALIIGGALGNLFDRAYHGFVVDFIDFYVGDWHFATFNIADCGICIGAALVVLEGFLTPKDKQVKEKG, from the coding sequence ATGAGTAAACTCTGCTCTACCGGATTGCGCTGGTTGTGGCTGGTGCTGGTGGTGATCGTGGTCGATTTCGCCAGCAAGCAGTGGATCATGAACAACATGATGCTGCATGAAACACAGCCGCTGATACCGTTCCTGAATCTGTTCTACGCGCACAACTATGGCGCGGCGTTCAGCTTCCTGGCGGATAAAGGTGGCTGGCAGCGTTGGTTCTTTGCCGGCATCGCGATTGCGATTGTGGTCGCGCTAGTGGTGATGATGTATCGCAACCGTGCAAGTAACAAATTAACCAATATTGCCTACGCGCTGATTATCGGCGGGGCGTTGGGTAACCTGTTTGACCGTGCATATCACGGCTTCGTGGTGGATTTCATCGACTTCTACGTTGGTGACTGGCATTTTGCCACCTTCAACATCGCTGACTGCGGCATCTGTATTGGTGCGGCCTTGGTGGTGCTGGAAGGATTCCTCACGCCGAAAGACAAACAGGTCAAAGAGAAAGGGTAA
- a CDS encoding porin: MKMRAFTLSAVAALLVAAPLASQAEITLLKQDPQAGDPLSRLDFKVGGSIRPQFQHQAGVSDQSYKRNGYDGGSRFRFSADYYLFDDISWVSYYELGVNFPAWWGWDHHYADGQNNTTRRQLYTGLKSKTWGQLTFGQQNSVYYDVVGAKTDIWDYDMLAQAPGNGINGDYDGSYRSRKMLKYKNTFGDVDVYASYLFADNELLQKNNSLRYKRKSGGSLGIDYHITKDLTWGTAWNYTRATMRNAANGDDKDYNQNIYGTALSWKPDSWTLSAGAGWYQNFSPTTVKNVNNYFADDAWGVEYFAGYKFAIDQYAVKSIQPYFMGDRLEFVNGRNYKRIDNGVGISTKLDYGFQVDYEYVITSSTDKSLGNMNLVRLRYDF, translated from the coding sequence ATGAAAATGCGTGCTTTCACCCTCAGCGCAGTGGCTGCGTTATTAGTTGCTGCGCCTCTCGCCAGCCAGGCGGAAATTACCCTGCTGAAGCAGGATCCGCAGGCGGGCGATCCACTTAGTCGTCTTGATTTCAAAGTCGGCGGCAGTATTCGTCCTCAGTTCCAGCATCAGGCTGGTGTCAGTGACCAATCGTATAAACGTAACGGCTACGATGGCGGTTCACGTTTCCGTTTCTCCGCTGATTACTACCTGTTTGATGACATCAGCTGGGTCAGCTACTACGAGCTGGGCGTGAACTTCCCGGCCTGGTGGGGTTGGGATCACCACTATGCCGATGGCCAGAACAACACCACGCGCCGCCAGCTGTATACCGGTCTGAAAAGCAAAACCTGGGGTCAGTTGACCTTTGGTCAGCAGAACAGCGTTTACTATGATGTGGTTGGCGCGAAGACCGATATCTGGGACTACGACATGCTGGCTCAGGCACCGGGCAATGGTATCAACGGCGATTACGACGGTTCATACCGTTCACGTAAGATGCTGAAGTACAAAAACACCTTCGGCGACGTCGATGTTTATGCATCTTATCTGTTTGCAGATAATGAACTGCTGCAGAAGAACAACAGCCTGCGCTATAAGCGTAAGAGCGGTGGTTCACTGGGTATCGATTACCACATCACGAAAGATTTAACATGGGGCACCGCGTGGAACTATACGCGCGCCACCATGCGTAATGCGGCCAATGGCGATGACAAAGATTACAACCAGAACATCTACGGTACCGCGCTGAGCTGGAAACCTGATAGCTGGACGTTGTCTGCCGGTGCGGGTTGGTACCAGAACTTCTCCCCAACCACAGTGAAGAACGTCAACAACTACTTCGCAGATGATGCGTGGGGCGTTGAATACTTCGCGGGCTACAAATTCGCTATCGATCAGTATGCGGTTAAATCGATCCAGCCATACTTCATGGGCGACCGTCTGGAGTTCGTCAATGGACGTAACTACAAACGTATCGACAATGGTGTCGGTATCAGCACTAAACTGGATTACGGCTTCCAGGTGGACTACGAATACGTGATCACCTCAAGCACCGACAAATCACTGGGTAATATGAACCTGGTGCGTCTGCGCTACGATTTCTAA
- the fkpB gene encoding FKBP-type peptidyl-prolyl cis-trans isomerase, which yields MTESVQRDSALLVHFTLKLEDGSTAESTRANGKPALFRLGDGSLSGALEQELLGRKVGDKHAFTLAPEDAFGGTSPDLVQYFSRRDFKDAGEPEVGSIMLFSGRGGSEMPGVIREISGDSITVDFNHPLAGQRIQFEIEVLEIDPVLEASDANPVS from the coding sequence ATGACTGAGTCCGTACAGCGCGATAGCGCGTTGCTGGTGCATTTCACGCTGAAGCTGGAAGATGGCTCAACAGCGGAATCCACACGCGCCAACGGCAAACCAGCGCTGTTCCGTCTGGGAGATGGCAGCTTGTCGGGTGCATTGGAACAGGAACTGTTAGGACGTAAAGTCGGCGATAAGCATGCCTTTACGCTGGCACCGGAAGATGCCTTTGGTGGCACCAGTCCGGACCTGGTTCAGTACTTTTCGCGCCGTGACTTTAAAGATGCTGGCGAACCTGAAGTCGGTTCCATCATGCTGTTCAGCGGCAGAGGTGGCAGCGAGATGCCGGGTGTGATCCGTGAAATTTCCGGTGACTCTATCACCGTTGATTTTAACCATCCGTTGGCCGGCCAGCGCATTCAGTTTGAAATTGAAGTGCTGGAGATTGACCCGGTGCTGGAGGCCAGCGATGCAAATCCTGTTAGCTAA
- the dapB gene encoding 4-hydroxy-tetrahydrodipicolinate reductase, whose amino-acid sequence MSDIRIAIVGAPGRMGRNLIQAVQQAEGVALGAALARSGSSLLGADAGELAGIGKTGITVTDDLLKVVNDFDVLIDFTRPEGTLEYLAFCREHQKAMVIGTTGFDEAGKEAIRAAAEEIGIVFAANFSVGVNLVLNLLQQAAKVMGDYADIEIVEAHHRHKVDAPSGTALAMGEAIADAMNWNLDEHAVYAREGHTGERKAQTIGFATVRAGDIVGEHTAMFADIGERVEITHKASSRMTFANGAVKAASWLKNKKSGLYDMRDVLDLSML is encoded by the coding sequence ATGAGTGATATCCGCATTGCTATCGTTGGTGCGCCGGGCCGCATGGGACGCAATTTAATTCAGGCCGTGCAGCAAGCGGAAGGTGTCGCGTTAGGCGCAGCACTGGCACGCAGCGGTTCCTCACTGCTGGGCGCTGACGCAGGTGAACTGGCTGGTATCGGTAAAACCGGTATTACCGTTACCGATGATTTGCTGAAAGTCGTCAATGATTTTGATGTGCTAATCGACTTTACTCGCCCGGAAGGCACGCTGGAATATCTGGCGTTCTGCCGTGAGCATCAAAAAGCGATGGTGATCGGCACCACGGGTTTCGATGAAGCGGGCAAAGAAGCGATTCGCGCTGCTGCGGAAGAAATTGGCATTGTGTTTGCCGCGAACTTTAGTGTTGGAGTGAACCTGGTGCTGAATCTGCTGCAGCAAGCGGCCAAAGTGATGGGTGACTATGCTGATATTGAAATCGTGGAAGCGCATCACCGTCATAAAGTTGATGCACCATCAGGTACAGCGTTAGCGATGGGCGAAGCCATTGCCGATGCGATGAACTGGAATTTAGACGAGCACGCGGTCTACGCCCGCGAAGGCCATACCGGCGAGCGTAAAGCACAGACCATCGGTTTCGCGACCGTGCGTGCGGGCGATATCGTCGGTGAGCATACCGCGATGTTTGCTGATATTGGCGAGCGTGTAGAGATTACCCATAAGGCTTCCAGCCGCATGACCTTTGCTAATGGCGCAGTTAAGGCGGCAAGTTGGTTGAAGAACAAGAAATCTGGCCTCTATGATATGCGAGATGTGCTGGATTTATCGATGTTGTGA
- the carB gene encoding carbamoyl-phosphate synthase large subunit: MPKRTDIKSILILGAGPIVIGQACEFDYSGAQACKALREEGYRVILVNSNPATIMTDPEMADATYIEPIHWEVVRKIIEKERPDAVLPTMGGQTALNCALELERQGVLAEFGVTMIGATADAIDKAEDRRRFDVAMKSIGLGTARSGIAHTMEEALAVAEDVGFPCIIRPSFTMGGTGGGIAYNREEFEEICERGLDLSPTNELLIDESLIGWKEYEMEVVRDKNDNCIIVCSIENFDAMGIHTGDSITVAPAQTLTDKEYQIMRNASLAVLREIGVETGGSNVQFSVNPKDGRLVVIEMNPRVSRSSALASKATGFPIAKVAAKLAVGFTLDELMNDITGGRTPASFEPSIDYVVTKIPRFNFEKFAGANDRLTTQMKSVGEVMAIGRTFQESMQKALRGLEVGANGFDPKVDLDDAEALTRIRRELKDAGSDRIWYIADAFRAGMSVDGVFNLTNIDRWFLVQIEELVRLEEQVAREGVNSLNADFLRALKRKGFADVRLANLAGVAESEIRKLRQQFNLHPVYKRVDTCAAEFSTDTAYMYSTYEEECEANPNQDRDKIMILGGGPNRIGQGIEFDYCCVHAALALREDGYETIMVNCNPETVSTDYDTSDRLYFEPVTLEDVLEIVRIEKPKGVIVQYGGQTPLKLARALEAAGVPVIGTSPDAIDRAEDRERFQQAVDRLSLKQPANATVATLEQAVEKAAGIGYPLVVRPSYVLGGRAMEIVYDEIDLKRYFQTAVSVSNDAPVLLDRFLDDAVEVDVDAICDGERVLIGGIMEHIEQAGVHSGDSACSLPAYTLSTEIQNVMRQQVEKLAFELNVRGLMNVQFAVKDNEVYLIEVNPRAARTVPFVSKATGVPLAKVAARVMAGKTLAEQGVTKEIIPPYYSVKEVVLPFNKFPGVDPILGPEMRSTGEVMGVGRTFAEAFAKAMLGAQSNMKKTGRALLSVREGDKKRIVDLAAKLQKFGFELDATHGTAVVLGEAGINPRLVNKVHEGRPHIQDRLKNGEYTYIVNTTAGRQAIEDSKLIRRSALQYKVHYDTTLNGGFATAMALNADPTEKVISVQEMHAQIKG, from the coding sequence ATGCCAAAACGTACAGACATAAAATCCATCCTGATCCTTGGCGCTGGCCCGATCGTTATCGGCCAGGCATGTGAATTTGACTACTCCGGTGCACAGGCGTGTAAAGCGCTGCGTGAAGAGGGTTACCGCGTCATTCTGGTGAACTCCAACCCGGCTACCATTATGACCGACCCGGAAATGGCCGATGCGACCTATATCGAGCCGATTCACTGGGAAGTGGTGCGTAAGATCATCGAAAAAGAGCGCCCGGATGCGGTTCTGCCGACCATGGGCGGCCAGACAGCGCTGAACTGCGCGCTGGAACTGGAACGTCAGGGTGTACTGGCAGAGTTTGGTGTCACCATGATTGGTGCGACCGCAGACGCCATCGATAAAGCCGAAGACCGCCGCCGCTTTGATGTAGCGATGAAAAGTATCGGTCTGGGTACTGCTCGCTCTGGTATTGCGCATACCATGGAAGAAGCACTGGCCGTGGCTGAAGATGTGGGCTTCCCGTGCATCATTCGTCCTTCCTTCACCATGGGCGGGACGGGTGGCGGTATCGCTTACAACCGCGAAGAGTTCGAAGAGATTTGCGAGCGTGGCCTGGATCTGTCCCCTACCAATGAGCTGTTGATTGATGAGTCGCTGATTGGCTGGAAAGAGTACGAGATGGAAGTGGTGCGTGATAAAAACGACAACTGCATCATCGTCTGCTCAATCGAAAACTTCGATGCGATGGGTATCCACACCGGTGACTCGATCACCGTGGCACCGGCGCAAACCCTAACGGATAAAGAATACCAAATCATGCGTAACGCCTCGCTGGCGGTACTGCGTGAAATCGGTGTTGAAACCGGCGGTTCTAACGTCCAGTTCTCAGTCAACCCGAAAGATGGTCGTCTGGTTGTTATCGAGATGAACCCGCGTGTGTCGCGCTCGTCAGCGCTGGCCTCCAAAGCCACCGGTTTCCCGATTGCAAAAGTCGCCGCGAAACTGGCGGTGGGCTTCACCCTTGATGAACTGATGAATGACATCACCGGCGGTCGTACGCCGGCGTCGTTTGAGCCGTCAATTGACTACGTTGTGACCAAGATTCCTCGCTTCAACTTCGAGAAGTTCGCTGGCGCCAATGACCGCCTGACCACGCAGATGAAATCTGTGGGTGAAGTGATGGCAATTGGCCGCACCTTCCAGGAATCAATGCAGAAAGCGCTGCGCGGTCTGGAAGTCGGTGCAAACGGCTTCGACCCGAAAGTGGATCTGGATGATGCCGAAGCGCTGACCCGCATCCGCCGTGAGCTGAAAGATGCGGGTTCTGACCGTATCTGGTACATCGCCGATGCGTTCCGTGCCGGTATGTCGGTGGATGGCGTGTTCAACCTGACCAACATTGACCGCTGGTTCCTGGTGCAAATCGAAGAGCTGGTGCGCCTGGAAGAGCAGGTTGCGCGTGAAGGTGTTAACTCACTGAACGCCGATTTCCTGCGTGCACTGAAGCGCAAAGGCTTTGCTGACGTGCGTCTGGCAAACCTGGCAGGCGTGGCAGAGAGCGAAATTCGCAAGCTGCGTCAGCAGTTCAACCTGCACCCAGTCTACAAACGCGTAGACACCTGTGCGGCAGAATTCTCCACCGATACCGCTTACATGTACTCCACTTATGAAGAAGAGTGCGAAGCGAATCCAAACCAGGATCGTGACAAAATCATGATTCTGGGCGGCGGTCCAAACCGTATCGGTCAGGGTATCGAGTTCGATTACTGCTGCGTACATGCGGCGCTGGCGCTGCGCGAAGACGGTTACGAAACCATTATGGTGAACTGTAACCCAGAGACCGTATCGACTGACTACGACACCTCCGACCGCTTGTACTTCGAACCGGTAACGCTGGAAGACGTGCTGGAAATCGTGCGCATCGAGAAGCCTAAAGGCGTCATCGTGCAGTACGGCGGCCAGACCCCGCTGAAGCTGGCTCGTGCGCTGGAAGCGGCAGGCGTACCCGTGATTGGTACCAGCCCAGATGCGATTGACCGCGCTGAAGACCGTGAGCGCTTCCAGCAGGCGGTTGATCGCCTGAGCCTGAAGCAGCCGGCTAACGCCACCGTGGCTACGCTGGAGCAAGCCGTTGAGAAAGCCGCAGGTATCGGTTATCCGTTGGTGGTGCGCCCTTCTTATGTGCTGGGCGGCCGTGCGATGGAAATCGTTTATGATGAAATCGACCTGAAGCGTTACTTCCAGACCGCGGTTTCTGTTTCCAATGATGCACCGGTACTGCTGGACCGCTTCCTGGATGATGCAGTGGAAGTCGACGTGGATGCGATTTGCGACGGTGAGCGCGTACTGATTGGCGGCATCATGGAGCACATCGAACAAGCTGGTGTTCACTCAGGTGACTCCGCTTGTTCACTGCCGGCTTATACGCTGAGCACTGAAATTCAGAACGTGATGCGTCAACAGGTCGAGAAACTGGCTTTCGAGCTGAACGTACGCGGTTTGATGAACGTGCAGTTCGCAGTGAAGGACAACGAGGTTTACCTGATTGAGGTGAACCCACGTGCGGCGCGTACCGTGCCATTCGTGTCTAAAGCGACCGGCGTACCTTTAGCGAAAGTGGCTGCGCGCGTGATGGCAGGTAAAACCCTGGCTGAGCAGGGCGTCACGAAAGAAATCATTCCACCGTATTACTCGGTGAAAGAAGTGGTGCTGCCGTTTAACAAGTTCCCGGGTGTTGACCCGATTCTTGGCCCAGAGATGCGTTCTACCGGTGAAGTGATGGGTGTCGGCCGTACCTTCGCTGAGGCGTTTGCCAAAGCGATGCTGGGTGCGCAGAGCAACATGAAGAAAACCGGTCGTGCGCTACTGTCAGTGCGTGAAGGTGATAAGAAACGTATCGTCGACCTGGCGGCGAAGCTGCAGAAGTTTGGCTTCGAGTTAGATGCCACACACGGTACCGCTGTGGTGCTGGGTGAAGCCGGTATCAACCCACGTCTGGTTAACAAGGTGCATGAAGGTCGTCCACACATTCAGGACCGTCTGAAGAATGGTGAGTACACCTACATCGTCAATACCACCGCGGGTCGTCAGGCGATTGAAGATTCCAAACTGATTCGCCGCAGTGCGCTGCAATATAAAGTGCATTATGACACCACGCTGAACGGTGGATTTGCTACGGCGATGGCGTTGAATGCCGACCCGACTGAGAAAGTGATTTCAGTGCAGGAAATGCATGCGCAAATCAAAGGTTAA
- the carA gene encoding glutamine-hydrolyzing carbamoyl-phosphate synthase small subunit, translating into MIKSALLVLEDGTQFHGRAIGATGSAVGEVVFNTSMTGYQEILTDPSYSRQIVTLTYPHIGNVGVNAADEESSQIHAQGLVIRDLPLITSNFRSEESLSAYLQRNNIVGIADIDTRKLTRLLREKGAQSGCIIAGDNPDAALALQKAQAFPGLKGMDLAKEVTTAETYAWQQGSWTLEGDLPEQKTAAELPFHVIAYDFGAKRNILRMLVDRGCRLTVVPAKTSAEEVLALNPDGIFLSNGPGDPEPCDYAINAIQAFLKTDIPVFGICLGHQLLALASGAKTIKMKLGHHGGNHPVKDVDNNVVMITAQNHGFAVDDSQLPANLRVTHVSLFDQTVQGIHRTDKPAFSFQGHPEASPGPHDAAPLFDHFIELIEAYRSNAK; encoded by the coding sequence TTGATTAAGTCAGCGCTCTTGGTTCTGGAAGACGGAACCCAATTCCACGGTCGGGCCATCGGGGCAACGGGGTCGGCAGTGGGGGAAGTCGTTTTCAACACGTCAATGACTGGTTATCAAGAAATCCTCACTGATCCTTCCTATTCCCGCCAAATCGTTACCCTCACTTATCCCCATATCGGCAATGTTGGCGTTAATGCCGCCGATGAAGAATCCAGCCAAATCCATGCTCAAGGCCTCGTTATTCGCGACCTGCCGCTAATCACCAGCAATTTCCGCAGTGAAGAAAGCCTCTCAGCTTACTTGCAGCGCAATAACATTGTCGGTATCGCCGACATTGATACGCGCAAACTGACGCGTTTGCTGCGTGAGAAGGGCGCACAGAGTGGCTGCATTATTGCGGGTGATAATCCAGATGCGGCACTGGCGCTGCAAAAGGCGCAGGCGTTCCCGGGCTTGAAAGGAATGGATCTGGCAAAAGAAGTGACCACCGCAGAAACTTACGCGTGGCAGCAGGGTAGCTGGACCCTGGAAGGGGATTTGCCTGAGCAGAAAACGGCTGCAGAGCTGCCGTTCCACGTTATCGCCTACGACTTCGGCGCTAAGCGCAACATCCTGCGTATGCTGGTGGATCGTGGCTGCCGCTTGACGGTTGTCCCGGCTAAAACCAGCGCAGAAGAGGTGCTGGCACTGAATCCAGATGGCATCTTCCTGTCGAACGGTCCTGGTGACCCGGAGCCGTGTGACTACGCCATCAATGCAATTCAGGCGTTCCTGAAAACCGATATTCCGGTGTTCGGTATCTGCCTTGGCCATCAGCTGCTAGCACTGGCAAGCGGTGCGAAAACCATCAAGATGAAACTCGGCCACCACGGCGGCAACCATCCGGTCAAAGATGTCGACAACAATGTGGTGATGATTACCGCGCAGAACCACGGTTTTGCGGTTGATGACAGCCAGTTGCCAGCGAATCTGCGTGTCACGCATGTGTCGCTGTTCGACCAGACGGTACAAGGTATTCACCGCACAGATAAACCGGCCTTCAGCTTCCAGGGACACCCTGAAGCGAGCCCAGGCCCGCACGATGCGGCGCCGCTGTTCGATCACTTTATCGAACTGATCGAAGCTTACCGTTCTAACGCGAAGTAA
- the ispH gene encoding 4-hydroxy-3-methylbut-2-enyl diphosphate reductase, with protein sequence MQILLANPRGFCAGVDRAISIVERALEMYGAPIYVRHEVVHNRYVVSSLRDRGAIFIEEISEVPDDAILIFSAHGVSQAVRAEAKARNLTMLFDATCPLVTKVHMEVARASRKGVEAILIGHAGHPEVEGTMGQYNNPNGGMYLVESPEDVFKLSVKDEGNLCFMTQTTLSVDDTSDVIDALRQRFPAIIGPRKDDICYATTNRQEAVRVLARDAEVVLVVGSKNSSNSNRLAELAQRAGKLAKLIDSADDIQEEWVKGKQIIGVTAGASAPDILVQQVIQRLKEYGGEAAIELIGREENIVFEVPKELRVEVRNVQ encoded by the coding sequence ATGCAAATCCTGTTAGCTAACCCTCGCGGTTTCTGTGCAGGCGTGGATCGCGCCATCAGTATTGTGGAGCGCGCGCTGGAGATGTACGGTGCACCGATCTACGTGCGTCACGAAGTGGTACATAACCGCTACGTGGTAAGTAGCCTGCGCGATCGGGGAGCGATCTTCATTGAAGAGATCAGTGAAGTGCCAGACGATGCCATCCTGATCTTCTCCGCTCACGGCGTTTCTCAGGCGGTGCGGGCGGAAGCGAAGGCGCGCAATCTCACTATGCTGTTTGACGCCACTTGTCCGCTGGTGACCAAGGTACATATGGAAGTGGCGCGCGCCAGCCGTAAAGGTGTGGAAGCCATTCTGATTGGTCATGCCGGACATCCTGAAGTGGAAGGCACCATGGGGCAGTACAACAACCCCAACGGTGGCATGTATTTGGTGGAGTCACCGGAAGATGTGTTCAAGCTGAGCGTTAAGGACGAAGGCAATCTGTGCTTCATGACGCAGACAACTTTATCGGTTGATGATACGTCAGATGTGATTGATGCACTGCGTCAGCGCTTCCCGGCAATTATTGGCCCACGCAAAGATGATATCTGTTACGCCACCACTAACCGCCAGGAAGCCGTGCGTGTTCTGGCGCGTGATGCGGAAGTGGTGCTGGTGGTTGGCTCGAAAAACTCCTCTAATTCCAACCGTCTGGCCGAACTGGCACAGCGCGCGGGGAAACTGGCGAAGCTGATCGATTCAGCGGATGACATTCAGGAAGAGTGGGTTAAAGGCAAGCAGATCATCGGTGTGACGGCGGGCGCCTCGGCACCGGATATTCTGGTGCAGCAGGTGATTCAGCGCTTGAAAGAGTATGGCGGCGAAGCCGCGATTGAGCTGATTGGCCGTGAAGAGAACATTGTGTTTGAAGTGCCGAAAGAGTTGCGTGTCGAAGTGCGCAACGTCCAGTAA